From the Chanodichthys erythropterus isolate Z2021 chromosome 9, ASM2448905v1, whole genome shotgun sequence genome, the window TCGTTGATCTTTAACATGAGGCAGGAGGATGTGTGAAGTAGTGTACTAAATTAGTGAATGTGTAAATCCTTTTTGCTCATGTTAAAAGAGGCTGATCACTGTAGAACcaatgggtggagcttgacaTTCCAACTACACCTTAACCCTACTCATAACCCTATCCCTAGTCTCAACCTCAGACGTCATGCCCACGGACTGTTGGCTGAATGtttgatgcatatggcacacaaaATGGGAAATGCTTCTGGAGTTTAGAAGTTGTCATCTGAGGGTTTCCTGGAGATGTGTCATGGTCTTTAATGGCCCACCTGGGAACAAAGCCATCATGACACCAACCCCCCTTATGGAAGAGGAAAGCTGTTGTGATTATATCTGTGACAAGGAACACTTACCAGGATCAACcagctggattttcaaaagtatgtgaagtttgcagtgccactgttgcagtaaacttgcacaacgttcttgaatgaacaatttattaaatgcaCGGCAatctgttattgtagggacattgACTTTATATTTTCAAGCCCCTAAACATGACGCAGAAACAAAAttaactgtgattggttgctttacGTCGGGTAGATGTCCTCTTGAGTGGTCCTTGGCAATTGAAAGCTGCGATGGAGTCCTATGCGAGTCTACCCTATCCATCAATATAAATAggtcaagctccacccattgCATCCAGAGAGGGGGAGCTGGACGTCATTTGGCTCTGTGAGCATTACTTGCAtgtgaacagcttgtaaactgtttggttgtgtttgttttatatttgttaTGTCTATATGGCTTTATTTTTCTCTCTTCTGAATTCCTAACATTCTATATCAACATTTGAACACAATAAATACTAGGCTACATTAAGGAAAATAATTTATGTGTGTGTAGGCTATTTATAGCCTGTCAATCAACTTTAGAGTGCTAATATTATCTATTCCTATTAGTTGCTTTTGCGTGTTTACATCATCTTCTTAAACACTGACAAATGTCCAGCTACtatgaagtgtgtgtgttttaattgACAAAACCACTAAACATTTGATTTGGATATGCTCTTCAGTCTTTCTAAGCAAGGCTTGAAAATTGCTTTCTACCACAAATATCTTTCATGTCACTTTTGTAAATTTTACTCTTTTTGCATGCTGTATTGTAGCCTACTTTTTTTTCAATGTGTTGCCTTTTCTACTTTTATAGCTTATCGATATAACAAAAACTGTATATGAACTCATCTGGCAAATCAGAAAAAGATGAAAGGTTTGACATAAAcaaggccaaaacattttttgtcacatacagcaaacatctcctcactatccactagctgcctgtcccctgaacacactgtaaaaaaaacgcggtctctgtagtcgccacaagctccgaaaacggcaacaaaaacaaactgatgCAGCATTTAACTGGCAAGACTTTGGAACattagttaaaaaattaatagctTATAGTTTATATTAGGGGGAACTGTAAACAGCACACAGGTGAGAACAATGAAATCTGCAGTAAAAGTAAGAGTTGTGGCAATTGCTATTTGCACTGAGCATTAAATATTGTGACAAAAATATCCTCAAGATCAGACCAATCCTGAATCACTGCCCTGCAGAGAGCTGTAGCCTACTTAGAAGATTCTGTAAAACTAGATGCCCCCAGCAGTGGTCGACAGGGGAAGTCCAGACAGCCATTATTAAAGACTTCTCAGAAACTGGGTAAAAACGGTTAGAAGAGTTTTGATAAAATACACACTACTGTGTACTGCAATATCTGGTACAGTACTGTTAATAGCCTACAATTAACATcataaaagttaaaaatacaTCTTTGTTTTAATTTCTCCCCACAATTTTAGATGTGGCTGAATGTGACCCAGGATCCTTCAGTCTGTCTGTAGATATCAGTGTGCTGGTGTTGATGTGTGTGGCTGTTCTCATCAGACCTGCACTCATCATCTGGAGGAACACATGCTGCTGGTAAATGTTAAGTATTAAGGAAATGAATGTGTCATCTTGAGAAAAGCAACCTGGTCCATGATATTAAATCTGATATCCAAGTTGATTTGTTaagaaacaacaaaatattccaACAAAATTTTCACTTTAGTGAAAACTTAAGAAAACTAATCATCCTGTTTTAGAGATGCTCTATATTTCATGCTAACTTTGTGTAACTGCATCATTCTCATTTAGGTTCATATACCACAACATCATTCAGTACATCTCCAAATGAgtattttcttttgttattttttattgagAAATCTTTATGTTTACaaacaattgtacacatttaacatcataaaattgaacaaattactaaaaatgacaaataaactatttatctttttttcagCTTCAGTGAAAGATGCAACATGATAAATGAGCCTGAATGGTAGTGTGCAGTATTCAAAAGTATTATACAGTATGTCTCCCAAAATGTCTCATCGGGTTTACAGGCTTTCTTATTGGAGTCTCTGTAGATAATTTTAGAAAGGAGAACATTCATCTGACTGTATTATATAATAGCGAATAAAACCTCTAAATGGCACGCACaacctgatttcaccaagtgcaacatGGTCAAGGATCAAGATCTTTGTTCtgaaaattctaaatattaCAGCACAATCCAGTATGTTATTGTAAGAGCTTTGGATGAAGTGTATAGTTACAATCCATTGTTATCAAACAAAACAGTACAAGAAAGTGCCATGACAATACCATGGCTAGTACCATGGTGAGCCTATTCACAGGTAAACACAAtatgaatatattattattataagtaataataaactatttaataaTCAAGGTACTACTATCATCACTGTACCACACTTTGTTATTTTGAGATTTTAGGGGAGGGAAATACTTGGTGTATTTGTGACTTAAGGTTGATGCTAATTATTATCATAAGAGTATatactttaatttaaatatttcagtAGTTTTATTTTGGTGCCCGAAACCCTGAACTGGTATGAAGTTTATGTTTGGCACAGATATTTTACTGTAGATGAAGTTGACTGGAAAGTAAGCAGAAACAAGATTGTAAAATCATACTTGGTCAAGGGTTATCCAGGGTACTCGTGGTATTCTTGAATTGGGCACTCTTAGGAGTCACACTTAATTGTGTCTTGACTTTGCCAGAAAGTTATTTAGCCACCTAATGTGAGTTTGTGGCGGTGGAAACCTTTAAGACATAGCCATGCTTACCACCGTCTCATTGAAGCATTTAATGCTGAGGAGCCTACAAGCTTGAAAAGGATGCAGCTATTTAAGGAGCACAGAATAAATCATCtctaatcctgaaaaaaaagtaatctgtatAATTTATTGTTAGAAATGAAAGACATTCTTTTAGGCTATGATCAACTCCACTCCTGTCCCACACACCTTGTTTCTATCTCACTCAGAGTGTAAGTAAATAAAAGGTTTTACATTCTCTTCCGTGTTGAGAAAGTGACAGATACACTTTGAAAGGCTTCCAATGAAGATCAGATAAGAAACACAACTCGTGTACCATTTTCTGAATCACAGGGATTTATTATTTGAGAGAATGCTCATTGTGTGTATGTTGTCATTTTTGGCAGTCGTTAACGCAGGTAAGTTACTGCCATGATTTTTCTTTCAACATATTGTATGCACGGTCACAAATCTGTGATTTTTAATGCCTTTATAGCCTACTAAATCCAGCTGCAAAAGACCAGCTTAGCTTTTGCTTGTGGTTAGCATTTTTAGTGAATAGTGTTAGTGTATAGTTTTAAGAATCAAGTCTTTCTTTTAGAACATATTGGGATATTTTGCTAACAGTATGGTTCAGTTGTGTAAGCAAATGAGAGGGAAAAAAACTTCCAACTAAAAGATGTTACTAATACTATAACGTGATTTTTGTTAGGATATAGGGGTTGTTTTAGCATTGtgtatataaatgcctcattcattcattcaactttAGAATCGGCTGAGGGGCGGGACTTAACTAACATAACTAGTTTGGGTGGAAAAATCACTTccattaacaaataaaaactatttatgGTGTTTCGTTTTTAACATTTCTGTAGATGTTTGCAGGAATAATAcagtatatgtaaaataatagTATTGAGTGACACTAATATTGCATGCTTGTCCAGGTGTATCCACAGGTTCTCACTCACTGATGGCTTTGGCAACATATATAGTTGGACAGACACCATTTCCTGAGTTTACTGTTGTGCTGATGTTAGATGATCTGCAAATAGCATATTATGACTCAACCACATGGAAAGTTGTCTATCGCTCTCACAGCGATTCACAGTACTATGATGAAGAGCAAAGTGATGGTGGTGttatatttcaatatatatataacaaccTGAAACGTCAAGCAGTTTATCTTAAGGATCAATTAAATGACACAGATCACTCAGGTTGGTTCATGCAACAGACTGATAATTCCACACAATACGTTATtaacaaattacagcatttttttttttttttttttatgcatgtatgtacactgatcaggcataacattatgaccaccttcctaatattgtgtcgGTCCCCCTTTTGccgccaaaacagccctgatccattgaggcatggactcctctagacccctgaaggtgtgctgtggtatctgacatCAAGATGTTAGCCGCAGATCCTTaaaagtcctgtaagttgtgaggtggggcctccatggatcggactttgttcagcacatcccacagatgctcaattggattgagatctggggaatttggaggccaagtcaacagctcaaactcgttgttgtgctcctcaaaccattcctgaaccatttttgctttttaGCAGGTTgaattatcctgctgaaagagaccACAGCCACCAGagaatactgtttccatgaaagggtgtacatggtttgCAACaataggtaggtggtacgtgtcaaagtaacatccacatggatggcaggacccaggtttcccagcagaacattgcccaaagcatcacactgcctccgccggcttgccttcttcccatagtgcatcctggcgccatgtgttccccaggtaagcaacGCACACgtacccggccatccacgtgatgtaaaagaaaacttgattcatcagaccaggccaccttcttccattgatccatggtccagttctgatgctcacatgtccactgttggtgctttcggcggtggacaggggtcagcatgggcaccctgactggtctgcggctatgcagccccatatgcaacaaactgtgatgcactgtgtattctgatacctttctatcagaaccagcattaacttcttgagcaatttgagctacagtagcttgtCTTTTGGATTGGACCACaagggccagccttcgctctcCATGTGCATatatgagccttggccgcccatgaccctgtcactggttcaccactgttccttccttggaccacttttgatagatactgaccactgcagactgggaACACTCCAcgagagctgcagttttggagatgttcTGACTCattcgtctagccatcacaatttgtccCTTTTCAAaatcgctcaaatccttacgcttgcccattttcctgcttctaacacatcagctttgaggacaaaatgttcacttgctgcctaatatgagatgaagagataatcagtgttattcacttcacctgtcagtggtcataagcTCGGTCGAAATGCATCGGTGCTGCGCAAATCgatcagtgtatgacatcaaagtaccacgagagcgattcaaaagcataaggaGTCGTATGCTCTTAAAAACGTTCTTGGCGTATACGACtccttatgcttttgaatcgctctcgtggcactttgatgtcatacactgatcGGTCAGCACTGATgaatctcaaacaagcctaaagTTATGCCTGATTGTTGTAAAGCTTTAATGTTGAAGTGAGAAAGCTACATGTACAAGAGATAGAAAGAATGCTTAATTCTCCACATCTTATATGTAAGTCAGTGTATACCAGTTAGTCTTAATTCAGTTTCTTTCCATTTATCTACAGGTGTACATGTTCATCAGAGACTTGTTGGGTGTGAATTACTGAACAATGATAAACCAGGTCTACTGAAGTCATGGGATGCTTTTGATCAACTAAATACAGAGGAATTTGCCTTTaatgcagaaaaaaatgaaatgcaagCGAAAATGCCATGGATGCCATGGAGCCAACAAGAATGGCATAATAAAAAGTTTCTGCATGAATACATTTATCAACCTATTTGCATTAAAACACTACGGAGGTTCCTGAATGTGGAAAAGAACAAGGTGATGAGAAAAGGTAAGAAAATCAACCTGATTAACTTCAGATAGCATAACTATGACTCACACAGCAGTGCTGACAGAAAATGCATCTGCCTTCAAATGCTTTATGAATCATAAAATATTGATTGTAATCAATGAACCCAACAGTTTAACAACAGTAACACTTCCCTTTTCTCTAGTGAAACCCAGAGTCAGACTCATGAGGAAGACACTCACGGACTCTCAAGGGTTTCAGATCAGTTGTCTGGCCACTGGTTTTTACCCCCGTCACATTAACCTGACTCTGTTCAGAGATGATCAGCCTGTGGATGATGATCAGATCACAGGAGGAGAGATTCTTCCCAATGGAGATGGAACTTACCAGATGAGGAAGAGTTTGGTGATCAGCGCAGAAGAACAATGTGAAAGACACAAATACAACTGTACAATGAAGCACCTCAATCTGGACAACAAACTGGACATTACATTTGGTAAAGAAAAACTAACACACATCttaaaacaaaactgaacaACAAATTAGATTCAAGATACTTTATTACATTCTACAATAAAATTAAGTATATCAATCCTTAGAAAAAGCAACAATACTATTAAACGTTTTACTAACTTTATTTAACTTTCTTTCCCAGTTGTTTCTCTCACTGTTGttgataatattttaaattattgtttttaattcatttcagATGTGGCTGAATCTGACTCAGGATCCTTCAGTCTGTCTGCAGTTATCAGTGTGCTGGTGTTAATGTGTGTGGCTGTTCTCTTCATAACTGCTCTCATCAAATGGAGGAAGAAGAGATGTTCTGCTGGTAAATGTTTTGTAAACTCAATTAGGAAAAGAAACCAAACATCATTTCTTTTAGAGACTCTTTTAAAGTTCATCCCAATGCAGTTTCATGTTTCTAGTGTTCTTTGTTTAACTGTGCCATTGTTATTCAGGACGAGGCTCTGAGACGTCAAAGAGTGATTACTCCCTTACTCCATGTAAGTACACTATGTTTAATGAAGTAATATGAATTCACCAATATGTTCATTTTAAGGTTAGTAGCCTATTGGAGATGACaaccaaaatattttctttctttatttcagCTTCCACACAAGATGAAACATGAAAAGTGAGTCTAAATGGGCCTATATTCAATTCAAACTTAAAATGAAAAAGCCTTTGCTCAGAGATACCATCAGGTTTTGTTATGATAATGACCAtcaaattatttgattaaaatgacAAAGGAAAGTAATATAGTTACATTACAATAACAGAGTACAGTATATGCAACATAAAAATTAAGCCTGTTTGGCTGTTTTTCATTGTCGTTGTTTTACTGGTCCAAGGTGATCTGTGTTTTATTATTCTGCTGTTTTGTACTGTACATGAAGAACAACTTTTACCTTTAGCATTTTGCTGTAACATTAGGTGGGTAACAAATATACAATTGTTTCTGAAAGGCTATGTGCATGTTCTCTGTTGCAGTGGTTCTCAAGGCCCCGTTGTCCAAGACAATATTAAAGATCCTTTCTCTGTTTTGACGAAATGACAAAGCTGCTTATTTTCAagtttgaactttttattaaatGGTGTTTAGTGATCGTACAGCCCATTTTGGTAGTTTGCTGAGGTCCTGGTTTCGCAAAATCAACAAAGGTGGCAGCACTATACTTTAGGTGTAGCAGCAAACATACTGTAAACTTATACAAACAGAATTTCTTGTGATAGTGTAGAAAGATTCAGAAAGGAGACACTTATCACTCAGACTTTATAAAATTAGACATTCATATAATTATCTGCTTGATAAATACTTTTGTAAACAGATATAGTCAGTTCTTTTTTGTATGGTGAATGTCATTCTCTTGAactgttttaactttttaaagcatTGTAGATTTACATGGTTGAATAAAATGTTGCATTAGAATAATCTACTATGTGTCTGTTATGTTATGAAAGCTTTTCTTTTCAGTGTCATGGTAGATTGTGTCTTAAACACCTGACACACCTGGTGCTATTGACACAGCTTAGGACTCAAAATTCCCAAAGTTTTCACTTTCCTGTTGAGACAAAGCACATCTAGCATGTAAaagttaattattaaaaaagtgACTAACAAAGACCTTTGTCTGGTAAATGAGAAGtacatgaaaataatcataCAACAGATGAATGGCATTTACAGGTCAAGGAGAGCTGACTGTAAGAGCAGAACAAACATGTGGATACACTCAAGCTGTCATCACTTTGTCATTAATCCAAGCACTTAAACTAAAAAGTGTACTTAGTGTAGTAGTGTAGTGTACTGTTACTTTAAGACATTTTCACACAGGTGTTCATGAAAGATACTGGAAAAGCAGCAACATGTACAATATATGTGCAGACAACACATTATGTATATGTCTGtatgtattcattcattcagtcaaAATTCCTTTCAATGTATGCTATAGAACTTACTATTAATCACTTGAGTTTGACAATTCTTACTAAATTAAACCTAGTAAAATGCTCAGGATTTTCTTCTGAATGTGAGATAGCAGACCATCTAAACATCTAAAATGTTCTAATGATTTTAATATAGGTAAATCACTAATAAAAGCTTATATGGCCAACAAAGTATTTTACAATGGCATCAGTTTATCAAAGTAAATACAGAAAATAAGTAATATTTGAAACCGATTGGGACACAGAATTAAACAACACACtgttaaaacaaaaactaataaatgtcAGTGTAGTGAGAGTGTAGAACATGTTAatgaaattaagaaaaaaacaaaggaaaataaaacTATTACCATGGACAATAGACAGACTAAAGTAATAAGGgtgatttttaaatatttacaagaCACACAATTCATAGGATATAAACCCGTTGAAGGAGGCACACACACAGCATACATTTTCGACATCTCTCTTATTTCTCACACCAATTGCAGGTCTTGGAGTCTCAACTAACAGATAAGTGAAATTCAGTGTAAAACTATGAAGCCATAGTGAGAGTGTAGAACATGTTAatgaaattaagaaaaaaacaaaggaaaataaaacTATTACCATGGACAATAGACAGAC encodes:
- the LOC137026540 gene encoding BOLA class I histocompatibility antigen, alpha chain BL3-7-like, coding for MLIVCMLSFLAVVNAGSHSLMALATYIVGQTPFPEFTVVLMLDDLQIAYYDSTTWKVVYRSHSDSQYYDEEQSDGGVIFQYIYNNLKRQAVYLKDQLNDTDHSGVHVHQRLVGCELLNNDKPGLLKSWDAFDQLNTEEFAFNAEKNEMQAKMPWMPWSQQEWHNKKFLHEYIYQPICIKTLRRFLNVEKNKVMRKVKPRVRLMRKTLTDSQGFQISCLATGFYPRHINLTLFRDDQPVDDDQITGGEILPNGDGTYQMRKSLVISAEEQCERHKYNCTMKHLNLDNKLDITFDVAESDSGSFSLSAVISVLVLMCVAVLFITALIKWRKKRCSAGRGSETSKSDYSLTPSSTQDET